One Streptococcus sp. DTU_2020_1001019_1_SI_AUS_MUR_006 DNA window includes the following coding sequences:
- a CDS encoding aromatic acid exporter family protein, which yields MSITQRTFKLVLATCLACVLAYFLDLSSAVSAGIIALLSLSDTRRSTIKLAKNRLFSTLLALSIGVLAFQLTGYHIWSFGLYLALYVPLAYKLGWEIGITPSSVLVSHLLVQKSTSPDLLVNELLLFLIGTGFALTVNLYMPSRQEEIHLYHLKVEEKLKHILQRFEYYLGKGDGRNRAQLVEELDHLLEEALKLVYLDHSDHLFHQTDYHIHYFEMRQRQSRILRNMAQQINTCNLAASESLILAQLFAKIADQLSQTNPANDLLNDIESYLQVFRNRNLPKTREEFETRATLLQLLRELENFIQLKVDFYQRYSEEKSNLSS from the coding sequence ATGTCTATCACTCAACGTACTTTTAAACTTGTTTTAGCCACTTGTCTAGCCTGTGTTCTAGCCTACTTTCTTGATTTATCTTCGGCTGTTTCTGCTGGTATCATCGCCCTTTTGAGCTTATCAGATACCCGTAGAAGTACGATCAAACTGGCTAAAAACCGCTTATTCTCAACCCTGCTGGCTCTGTCTATCGGCGTCTTAGCCTTTCAACTGACTGGCTACCATATTTGGAGTTTTGGTCTCTATCTCGCCCTCTATGTCCCTCTGGCCTATAAACTGGGCTGGGAGATTGGCATTACCCCGAGTAGTGTCCTAGTCAGTCATCTCTTGGTTCAGAAGTCTACATCACCAGATCTGCTAGTGAATGAGCTCCTCCTATTTCTGATCGGTACGGGATTTGCCTTGACTGTCAATCTTTACATGCCTTCTCGGCAAGAAGAGATCCATCTCTATCATCTCAAGGTGGAAGAAAAACTCAAACACATTTTACAACGTTTTGAATATTATCTTGGAAAGGGCGATGGTCGTAACCGTGCCCAACTCGTTGAAGAACTGGATCATCTTCTTGAAGAAGCTCTCAAACTGGTCTATCTTGATCACTCTGACCACCTCTTTCATCAGACCGACTATCATATCCACTATTTCGAAATGAGACAGAGACAGAGTCGCATTCTTCGTAATATGGCCCAGCAAATCAACACCTGTAATCTAGCCGCAAGCGAAAGCCTAATCCTTGCCCAGCTATTCGCTAAAATTGCAGATCAACTCAGTCAGACCAATCCTGCCAACGATTTATTAAATGATATTGAAAGCTACCTGCAGGTATTTCGCAATCGTAACCTCCCTAAAACAAGGGAAGAATTTGAAACGCGCGCAACCTTACTTCAACTCCTGCGCGAATTGGAAAACTTTATTCAACTGAAAGTTGACTTCTATCAACGCTATTCTGAAGAAAAAAGCAATCTATCATCATAA
- the sstT gene encoding serine/threonine transporter SstT, with protein MKRIIRAWNKTNLIKRIGIGMTLGAILGLLVPNLTGIGLLGDLFVGGLKAIAPVLVFALVANALSQHQKGQDSNMKKVIFLYLLGTFAAALVAVLASFLFPVQMVLSSASTEVTPPDGIGQVLSNLLLKIVDNPVNAIIEANYIGILSWAIVFGVAMREASKNSKELLKTMASVTSKIVEWIINLAPFGILGLVFETISGQGIASLANYGILLGLLIATMVFVALVINPLIAFLFIKKNPYPLVWKCLRISGVTAFFTRSSAANIPVNMKLCEDLGLNPDTYSVSIPLGSTINMAGAAVTINILTLAAVNTLGISVDFATAFVLSIVAAISACGASGIAGGSLLLIPVACSLFGITNDIAMQVVGVGFVIGVIQDSCETALNSSTDVLFTAVAEFSSARNK; from the coding sequence ATTCTAGGTCTACTCGTTCCTAATCTAACTGGCATTGGTTTATTGGGAGATTTATTTGTAGGAGGACTAAAGGCCATCGCCCCTGTCCTGGTTTTTGCTTTAGTCGCTAACGCCCTTTCCCAACACCAGAAAGGTCAAGATAGCAATATGAAAAAAGTCATTTTCCTCTATTTGCTTGGGACCTTTGCTGCGGCTCTTGTAGCAGTTTTGGCTAGCTTTCTCTTCCCTGTTCAGATGGTCTTGAGTAGTGCTAGTACAGAAGTTACTCCTCCAGACGGCATCGGACAAGTACTCAGTAATCTCCTACTAAAAATAGTAGACAATCCTGTCAATGCCATCATCGAAGCTAACTATATCGGAATTCTCTCTTGGGCTATCGTCTTTGGAGTTGCCATGCGAGAAGCTAGCAAAAATAGCAAGGAGCTACTCAAAACAATGGCCAGTGTGACTTCAAAAATCGTCGAATGGATCATTAACCTTGCGCCATTTGGTATCCTCGGGTTAGTCTTCGAAACCATCTCTGGTCAAGGTATTGCGAGTTTAGCAAATTACGGAATCTTACTCGGACTTTTGATTGCCACTATGGTTTTCGTTGCCCTAGTGATCAATCCTCTGATTGCTTTTCTCTTTATCAAGAAAAATCCTTATCCACTTGTTTGGAAATGTTTGCGTATCAGCGGAGTCACAGCCTTTTTCACCCGAAGCTCAGCTGCAAATATCCCTGTTAATATGAAACTCTGTGAGGATCTAGGTCTTAATCCAGATACCTATTCTGTCTCTATCCCACTTGGATCAACTATCAATATGGCTGGAGCTGCTGTTACCATCAACATCTTAACCCTAGCTGCTGTCAATACCCTTGGAATCTCAGTTGATTTTGCAACAGCCTTTGTACTCAGTATCGTTGCAGCCATCTCTGCCTGCGGTGCTTCAGGAATTGCCGGAGGTTCTCTCCTACTTATCCCGGTTGCTTGCAGTCTCTTTGGAATTACCAATGATATTGCTATGCAGGTTGTGGGTGTCGGATTTGTCATCGGTGTTATTCAAGACTCTTGCGAAACAGCCCTCAACTCCTCAACAGATGTCCTCTTTACAGCAGTAGCCGAATTTTCCTCTGCTCGCAATAAATAA